From Cellulosimicrobium cellulans, the proteins below share one genomic window:
- a CDS encoding DUF4032 domain-containing protein, which produces MDPVTVHNLQITASAPDPALLDLPWDIPLEEWPAETLAALPRGISRHIVRFVRLSGRVIAIKEIGETVAYREYELLRQLRRLEVPSVVPVGVITGRQDANGERLEAVLITEHLQFSLPYRALFSQSLRPDTATRLIDALAVLLVRLHLVGFYWGDVSLSNTLFRRDAETFAAFLVDAETGDLHRELSPGQRSYDVDLARTNIIGELMDLTAGELLDEDVDEVAIGDALVARYEELWAALTTSESFDANERWRVAARIEHLNNLGFDVDELAITTDIDGTTVQIQPKVVDAGHHSRRLLRLTGLDVQENQARRLLNDLDAFRAAAERQNDDEEFVAHDWLSGVFEPTIQAVPRNLRRKLEPAQLFHEILDHRWFISERARRDVPMAEATQSYVENVLRHRPDEKAILGLAPGEKDPEYYG; this is translated from the coding sequence ATGGACCCCGTGACGGTGCACAACCTGCAGATCACCGCGTCGGCCCCCGACCCGGCCCTCCTCGACCTGCCCTGGGACATCCCGCTCGAGGAATGGCCGGCCGAGACCCTCGCGGCGCTGCCGCGCGGCATCTCCCGGCACATCGTGCGGTTCGTCCGCCTCTCGGGGCGCGTCATCGCCATCAAGGAGATCGGCGAGACGGTCGCGTACCGCGAGTACGAGCTGCTGCGCCAGCTCCGCCGGCTCGAGGTGCCGAGCGTCGTCCCGGTGGGTGTCATCACCGGGCGCCAGGACGCGAACGGCGAGCGGCTGGAGGCCGTGCTCATCACGGAGCACCTGCAGTTCTCGCTCCCGTACCGTGCGCTGTTCAGCCAGTCGCTGCGCCCGGACACGGCGACGCGCCTCATCGACGCGCTCGCCGTGCTGCTCGTGCGCCTGCACCTCGTCGGCTTCTACTGGGGCGACGTGTCGCTCTCGAACACGCTGTTCCGGCGCGACGCCGAGACCTTCGCGGCGTTCCTCGTGGACGCGGAGACGGGCGACCTGCACCGCGAGCTCTCCCCCGGCCAGCGCTCGTACGACGTCGACCTCGCACGCACCAACATCATCGGCGAGCTCATGGACCTCACCGCGGGCGAGCTGCTCGACGAGGACGTGGACGAGGTCGCGATCGGGGACGCGCTCGTCGCGCGCTACGAGGAGCTGTGGGCCGCCCTGACGACGTCCGAGTCGTTCGACGCGAACGAGCGGTGGCGCGTCGCGGCCCGCATCGAGCACCTCAACAACCTCGGCTTCGACGTCGACGAGCTCGCGATCACGACGGACATCGACGGCACGACCGTCCAGATCCAGCCCAAGGTCGTCGACGCGGGGCACCACTCGCGGCGCCTGCTGCGCCTCACGGGCCTCGACGTCCAGGAGAACCAGGCGCGCCGCCTGCTCAACGACCTCGACGCGTTCCGCGCGGCGGCCGAGCGCCAGAACGACGACGAGGAGTTCGTCGCCCACGACTGGCTGAGCGGCGTGTTCGAGCCGACGATCCAGGCCGTCCCGCGCAACCTGCGCCGCAAGCTCGAGCCGGCGCAGCTCTTCCACGAGATCCTCGACCACCGCTGGTTCATCTCCGAGCGCGCCCGCCGCGACGTCCCGATGGCGGAGGCGACGCAGTCCTACGTCGAGAACGTGCTGCGCCACCGCCCGGACGAGAAGGCGATCCTCGGCCTCGCGCCGGGCGAGAAGGACCCCGAGTACTACGGCTAG
- the cysS gene encoding cysteine--tRNA ligase: MTLRLFDTATRDVRDFVPLTPGEVGIYLCGATVQAAPHIGHMRSAVAFDVLVRWLRRGGSRVTLIRNVTDIDDKILVKSADAGEPWWAWAATYERAFTAAYDALGVLPPTYEPRATGHVPDMVELMERLVERGHAYTTGPGDVWFDVRSWSEYGSLTNQRLEDLNPVPDDVPADAEEAAAKRDPRDFALWKAPKDGEPETASWPTPFGRGRPGWHLECSAMARRYLGDTFDIHGGGLDLRFPHHENEQAQSRAAGYGFAQHWLHSAWVTQGGAKMSKSLGNGLLVREVLTTTSPAVLRYALGSVQYRSMLEWTPATVTEAEATWERLAGFVERATERVGDVGDVTEAELPTAFTGAMDDDLNVPAALAVVHEHLRAGNAALADRTTAADAVARHHLVAVRAMLDVLGLDPGDAQWADRGDSRYASVLDAVVGAELAARAEARAARDFATADAIRDRLAAAGVAVEDSADGARWTLA, encoded by the coding sequence GTGACTCTTCGCCTGTTCGACACCGCCACGCGGGACGTGCGCGACTTCGTGCCCCTGACTCCGGGCGAGGTCGGCATCTACCTGTGTGGTGCGACCGTCCAGGCGGCCCCCCACATCGGCCACATGCGCTCGGCCGTCGCGTTCGACGTGCTCGTGCGCTGGCTGCGGCGCGGCGGCTCCCGCGTGACGCTCATCCGCAACGTCACCGACATCGACGACAAGATCCTCGTGAAGTCCGCCGACGCCGGCGAGCCGTGGTGGGCCTGGGCCGCGACGTACGAGCGCGCGTTCACCGCCGCGTACGACGCGCTCGGCGTCCTGCCGCCCACGTACGAGCCGCGCGCGACCGGGCACGTGCCGGACATGGTCGAGCTCATGGAGCGGCTCGTGGAGCGCGGGCACGCGTACACGACCGGACCCGGCGACGTGTGGTTCGACGTGCGCTCGTGGTCCGAGTACGGCTCGCTGACCAACCAGCGGCTCGAGGACCTCAACCCCGTGCCCGACGACGTCCCCGCGGACGCGGAAGAGGCCGCCGCGAAGCGGGACCCCCGTGACTTCGCGCTCTGGAAGGCGCCCAAGGACGGCGAGCCGGAGACCGCGTCGTGGCCCACGCCGTTCGGCCGTGGGCGCCCCGGCTGGCACCTGGAGTGCTCCGCGATGGCGCGCCGGTACCTGGGTGACACGTTCGACATCCACGGCGGCGGGCTCGACCTGCGCTTCCCGCACCACGAGAACGAGCAGGCGCAGTCGCGCGCCGCGGGCTACGGGTTCGCCCAGCACTGGCTCCACAGCGCGTGGGTCACGCAGGGCGGCGCCAAGATGAGCAAGTCGCTCGGCAACGGTCTGCTCGTGCGCGAGGTCCTCACGACCACGAGCCCCGCCGTGCTGCGCTACGCGCTCGGGTCCGTGCAGTACCGCTCGATGCTCGAGTGGACGCCCGCGACCGTCACCGAGGCGGAGGCCACGTGGGAGCGGCTCGCCGGGTTCGTCGAGCGTGCGACCGAGCGGGTCGGCGACGTGGGCGACGTGACCGAGGCCGAGCTCCCGACCGCGTTCACCGGGGCGATGGACGACGACCTCAACGTCCCGGCGGCGCTCGCCGTCGTGCACGAGCACCTGCGCGCGGGCAACGCGGCGCTCGCCGACCGCACGACGGCCGCGGACGCCGTCGCGCGCCACCACCTCGTCGCGGTACGGGCCATGCTCGACGTCCTCGGCCTCGACCCGGGCGACGCGCAGTGGGCTGACCGCGGGGACTCGCGCTACGCCTCGGTGCTGGACGCCGTCGTCGGCGCGGAGCTCGCGGCCCGCGCCGAGGCTCGCGCGGCGCGCGACTTCGCGACCGCCGACGCGATCCGGGACCGGCTCGCCGCGGCGGGCGTCGCGGTCGAGGACTCGGCCGACGGCGCGCGCTGGACCCTCGCCTGA
- a CDS encoding ABC transporter ATP-binding protein has product MATVTYDHATRVYPGTERPAVDQLNLHIEDGEFLVLVGPSGCGKSTSLRMLAGLEDVNGGHIYIGDRDVTDVQPKDRDIAMVFQNYALYPHMSVADNMGFALKIAGTPKAEIRQRVEEAAKILDLTEYLDRKPKALSGGQRQRVAMGRAIVRQPQVFLMDEPLSNLDAKLRVQTRTQIASLQRRLGVTTVYVTHDQTEALTMGDRIAVLKDGLLQQVGTPREMYDTPANVFVAGFIGSPAMNIGTFVVKNGVAEVGPARISLERETAAKITEADNGKVTIGFRPESLDVVSQANEAAFPVEVNIVEELGSDAFVYGTLKGDLAAQADVHSGAGDNQVIVRVDPRNVPAKGERIYVTIRPGHSHVFGAASGLRIS; this is encoded by the coding sequence ATGGCTACGGTCACCTACGACCACGCAACCCGCGTCTACCCCGGGACCGAGCGCCCCGCCGTGGACCAGCTCAACCTGCACATCGAGGACGGCGAGTTCCTCGTCCTCGTCGGCCCCTCGGGCTGCGGCAAGTCGACCTCGCTCCGCATGCTCGCGGGCCTCGAGGACGTCAACGGCGGTCACATCTACATCGGCGACCGCGACGTCACGGACGTCCAGCCGAAGGACCGCGACATCGCGATGGTGTTCCAGAACTACGCGCTGTACCCGCACATGTCCGTCGCGGACAACATGGGCTTCGCGCTGAAGATCGCCGGCACGCCGAAGGCGGAGATCCGCCAGCGCGTCGAGGAGGCCGCGAAGATCCTCGACCTCACCGAGTACCTCGACCGCAAGCCGAAGGCGCTCTCCGGTGGTCAGCGTCAGCGTGTCGCCATGGGCCGCGCGATCGTCCGTCAGCCGCAGGTGTTCCTCATGGACGAGCCGCTGTCGAACCTCGACGCCAAGCTCCGCGTCCAGACCCGTACGCAGATCGCGTCGCTCCAGCGTCGCCTCGGCGTCACGACGGTCTACGTCACGCACGACCAGACCGAGGCCCTCACCATGGGTGACCGCATCGCGGTCCTCAAGGACGGTCTGCTCCAGCAGGTCGGCACGCCGCGCGAGATGTACGACACCCCGGCCAACGTCTTCGTCGCGGGCTTCATCGGCTCGCCCGCGATGAACATCGGCACGTTCGTGGTCAAGAACGGCGTCGCCGAGGTGGGCCCGGCCCGCATCTCGCTCGAGCGCGAGACGGCCGCGAAGATCACCGAGGCGGACAACGGCAAGGTCACCATCGGCTTCCGCCCCGAGTCGCTCGACGTCGTGTCGCAGGCGAACGAGGCCGCGTTCCCGGTCGAGGTGAACATCGTCGAGGAGCTCGGCTCCGACGCGTTCGTCTACGGCACGCTCAAGGGCGACCTGGCCGCGCAGGCCGACGTCCACTCGGGCGCCGGCGACAACCAGGTCATCGTCCGCGTCGACCCGCGCAACGTCCCGGCCAAGGGCGAGCGCATCTACGTGACGATCCGTCCGGGTCACTCGCACGTCTTCGGTGCGGCGTCGGGTCTGCGCATCAGCTGA
- a CDS encoding discoidin domain-containing protein: MFVSQIDNAVNWSLMQISHHSSRARRLGAALTGGALVAGTFAAAPAVAASSAETSPPTTLAAAETCGPDDGLPDSKISIQLYTHVGELGGSGTPSAETIDRVLGEVANAGFTNVEPYNQPYSMPVEEYQAILDKHGLAVSSSHGSTDWGSWPQTVAYAVALGQDYIGTGGMAGGYGTYAEAVATARYVNQLGQYAHENGANKIVLHNHQSEFTTRYPDPVTGEMVSAWEVIEENTDPRYVTFELDVGWAADAGLDVPAWIEEHGDRIELLHIKDAVNVNAPGDMRQVALGRGDLDLPAIIAAAEPYVQYYTYEWDWAPSFETSAQSYRYLRCFESDGGGGNEGDESLALGRPVTASSIDEAGHEPEMAVDGNAGTRWSSAWNDPEWIAVDLGASYDLSQVVIDWETAYGSGYEVQTSPDGETWTTVHTVTDGDGGYDELDVAATGRYVRLYLTERATQWGFSLYELEVYGTPSGQLDLDVEVQARCLAGQAYLAVRAANGEDSPVDVTVETAYGTREFADVAPGKNAYQSFAVRSASVASGSVTVTGAATIDGEDVTSTVDVEHDALDCA; the protein is encoded by the coding sequence ATGTTCGTCAGCCAAATCGACAACGCTGTCAATTGGAGCCTCATGCAGATCTCGCACCATTCGTCCCGCGCGCGACGCCTCGGCGCGGCCCTGACGGGCGGCGCGCTCGTCGCGGGGACGTTCGCCGCGGCCCCCGCCGTCGCGGCCTCGTCAGCCGAGACCAGCCCACCGACCACCCTCGCCGCGGCCGAGACGTGCGGCCCGGACGACGGGCTCCCCGACTCCAAGATCTCCATCCAGCTCTACACGCACGTGGGTGAGCTCGGCGGCTCGGGGACACCGTCCGCCGAGACGATCGACCGCGTGCTGGGCGAGGTGGCCAACGCCGGGTTCACCAACGTGGAGCCGTACAACCAGCCCTACTCGATGCCGGTCGAGGAGTACCAGGCGATCCTCGACAAGCACGGCCTCGCGGTGTCGTCCAGCCACGGCAGCACGGACTGGGGCTCGTGGCCCCAGACCGTCGCGTACGCCGTCGCGCTGGGCCAGGACTACATCGGGACCGGCGGGATGGCAGGGGGCTACGGCACCTACGCGGAGGCGGTCGCGACCGCCCGGTACGTGAACCAGCTCGGCCAGTACGCGCACGAGAACGGCGCGAACAAGATCGTCCTGCACAACCACCAGAGCGAGTTCACCACGCGGTACCCCGACCCGGTCACCGGCGAGATGGTCAGCGCCTGGGAGGTCATCGAGGAGAACACCGACCCGCGCTACGTCACGTTCGAGCTCGACGTCGGCTGGGCCGCCGACGCCGGCCTCGACGTCCCCGCGTGGATCGAGGAGCACGGGGACCGCATCGAGCTGCTGCACATCAAGGACGCCGTGAACGTCAACGCGCCCGGCGACATGCGGCAGGTCGCCCTCGGCCGGGGCGACCTGGACCTCCCGGCGATCATCGCCGCGGCCGAGCCGTACGTGCAGTACTACACCTACGAGTGGGACTGGGCGCCGTCGTTCGAGACGTCAGCGCAGTCCTACCGGTACCTCCGCTGCTTCGAGTCCGACGGCGGGGGCGGGAACGAGGGCGACGAGTCGCTCGCCCTGGGCCGTCCGGTGACGGCCTCCAGCATCGACGAGGCCGGTCACGAGCCCGAGATGGCGGTCGACGGCAACGCCGGCACCCGCTGGAGCAGCGCGTGGAACGACCCGGAGTGGATCGCGGTGGACCTCGGCGCGAGCTACGACCTCAGCCAGGTCGTGATCGACTGGGAGACCGCGTACGGGTCGGGCTACGAGGTCCAGACCTCGCCGGACGGCGAGACCTGGACGACGGTGCACACCGTCACCGACGGTGACGGCGGGTACGACGAGCTGGACGTCGCCGCCACGGGCCGGTACGTGCGCCTCTACCTCACCGAGCGCGCGACGCAGTGGGGCTTCTCGCTCTACGAGCTCGAGGTCTACGGCACGCCCAGCGGGCAGCTCGACCTCGACGTCGAGGTGCAGGCGCGGTGCCTCGCCGGCCAGGCGTACCTCGCGGTCCGCGCGGCGAACGGCGAGGACTCGCCGGTCGACGTGACCGTCGAGACCGCCTACGGCACCCGCGAGTTCGCCGACGTCGCCCCGGGCAAGAACGCGTACCAGTCGTTCGCGGTGCGCTCGGCCTCGGTCGCGAGCGGCTCGGTGACCGTCACGGGCGCCGCGACGATCGACGGCGAGGACGTCACCTCGACCGTCGACGTCGAGCACGACGCGCTCGACTGCGCCTGA
- a CDS encoding TetR/AcrR family transcriptional regulator: protein MNRMSVEERRAQLVDAAMTIAVREGVEAVTIRGVAAEAGVSLGVVHYCFEDKDELLQAMGNSLALVASEPVRAALDVDGDVVELAHAAADGLWSGLTPRRHMRLLTFEFATAGVRSRALRSVAHTHLEQTWAMTRGFLENVAERGNVTYSMDMGFLSRIVAGYIDGIEIAWLVEQDDETAVRSFHALAEYVLSLMVRPDGSPVREHGPEPVS from the coding sequence ATGAACCGAATGTCCGTCGAAGAACGCCGGGCCCAGCTCGTCGACGCGGCGATGACCATCGCCGTCCGCGAGGGCGTCGAGGCCGTCACGATCCGTGGCGTCGCGGCCGAGGCCGGCGTCTCGCTCGGCGTCGTGCACTACTGCTTCGAGGACAAGGACGAGCTCCTCCAGGCGATGGGCAACAGCCTCGCCCTCGTCGCGTCCGAGCCCGTGCGCGCCGCCCTCGACGTCGACGGCGACGTCGTGGAGCTCGCGCACGCCGCGGCCGACGGTCTCTGGAGCGGGCTGACGCCGCGCCGCCACATGCGCCTCCTCACGTTCGAGTTCGCGACGGCGGGCGTGCGCAGCCGCGCGCTGCGGTCCGTCGCGCACACGCACCTGGAGCAGACGTGGGCGATGACCCGCGGCTTCCTCGAGAACGTCGCCGAGCGCGGGAACGTCACCTACTCGATGGACATGGGCTTCCTCTCGCGCATCGTCGCGGGGTACATCGACGGCATCGAGATCGCGTGGCTCGTCGAGCAGGACGACGAGACCGCGGTCCGCAGCTTCCACGCGCTCGCCGAGTACGTGCTGTCGCTCATGGTCCGACCCGACGGCTCGCCGGTGCGCGAGCACGGACCGGAGCCCGTCTCCTGA
- a CDS encoding LpqN/LpqT family lipoprotein — MPRPRHPRTLRTAAPVVALATGMLALAGCAGPAGTGGGDEPVTYDVPDVPVRVTAPRGWERVTRDGAFVLRAPSGSGAEDFRANVVVTGKQSASTLEQAGAATTVSVSAIPGWLLDVDGQGPTTLGELPAFRVAGTYETAGAVVAQEILAVRTGDGPDAWVVDLTASYADGDADGAAQARAVLESVQVAPAG; from the coding sequence GTGCCCCGACCCCGCCACCCCCGCACCCTCCGGACCGCTGCGCCCGTCGTGGCCCTCGCGACCGGGATGCTCGCCCTCGCGGGCTGCGCCGGCCCCGCGGGTACCGGAGGCGGCGACGAGCCGGTCACGTACGACGTCCCCGACGTCCCCGTCCGCGTCACCGCGCCCCGGGGCTGGGAGCGTGTCACCCGCGACGGGGCGTTCGTGCTGCGCGCGCCGAGCGGGTCGGGCGCGGAGGACTTCCGGGCGAACGTCGTCGTGACGGGAAAGCAGTCCGCGTCGACCCTCGAGCAGGCCGGCGCCGCGACCACGGTGTCCGTCAGCGCGATCCCCGGCTGGCTCCTGGACGTCGACGGCCAGGGCCCGACCACCCTCGGCGAGCTCCCCGCCTTCCGGGTCGCGGGCACGTACGAGACGGCCGGGGCGGTCGTCGCGCAGGAGATCCTGGCGGTCCGGACCGGCGACGGGCCGGACGCCTGGGTCGTCGACCTCACGGCCTCGTACGCCGACGGTGACGCCGACGGCGCCGCGCAGGCGCGCGCCGTCCTCGAGAGCGTGCAGGTCGCCCCGGCGGGCTGA
- the rlmB gene encoding 23S rRNA (guanosine(2251)-2'-O)-methyltransferase RlmB: MAGNSQRRGATRKPGSKKGATVGSGGQRRKGLEGRGPTPKAEDRVYHAAHKRKVADEKRATTPTGRGGATRRAPAQGSASRGGGPKGRGSVQEIVAGRNSVLEALRARIPVEVVYLASRLDADDRTREIVDIVAGRGYDLLEVGKPELDRLTDGAVHQGVAIKVPPYEYADVDDLLDAAEATGRPPLIVALDGVTDPRNLGAVLRSAGAFGAHGVLVPERRAAGVTASAWKVSAGAAARVPVARATNLVRALGELKKAGCFVVGLDAGGETAIGDLQLATEPLVVVAGSEGKGLSRLVREACDVVASIPIGSDTESLNAAVATGISLYEVARLRREA, from the coding sequence ATGGCTGGCAACTCACAACGACGCGGCGCGACCCGCAAGCCCGGCAGCAAGAAGGGCGCGACCGTCGGCTCCGGCGGGCAGCGGCGCAAGGGCCTCGAGGGCCGTGGGCCGACGCCGAAGGCCGAGGACCGCGTCTACCACGCGGCGCACAAGCGCAAGGTCGCGGACGAGAAGCGCGCCACGACACCGACCGGCCGCGGGGGCGCCACGCGGAGAGCGCCCGCCCAGGGCAGCGCCTCGCGCGGTGGCGGCCCGAAGGGGCGCGGCTCGGTGCAGGAGATCGTCGCGGGTCGCAACTCCGTGCTCGAGGCGCTGCGGGCGCGCATCCCCGTCGAGGTCGTCTACCTCGCGTCGCGCCTCGACGCCGACGACCGCACGCGCGAGATCGTCGACATCGTCGCGGGCCGCGGCTACGACCTCCTCGAGGTCGGCAAGCCGGAGCTCGACCGCCTCACCGACGGCGCCGTGCACCAGGGTGTCGCGATCAAGGTGCCGCCGTACGAGTACGCCGACGTCGACGACCTGCTCGACGCGGCGGAGGCGACGGGGCGTCCGCCGCTGATCGTCGCGCTCGACGGCGTGACCGACCCCCGCAACCTCGGCGCCGTGCTGCGCTCGGCGGGCGCGTTCGGGGCGCACGGCGTGCTCGTCCCCGAGCGTCGCGCCGCGGGCGTCACGGCGTCCGCGTGGAAGGTCTCGGCCGGGGCGGCCGCCCGCGTGCCCGTCGCGCGCGCGACCAACCTGGTCCGCGCCCTCGGCGAGCTGAAGAAGGCGGGCTGCTTCGTCGTCGGGCTCGACGCCGGCGGGGAGACCGCGATCGGCGACCTCCAGCTCGCGACCGAGCCGCTCGTCGTCGTCGCCGGGTCCGAGGGCAAGGGGCTGTCTCGCCTCGTGCGCGAGGCGTGCGACGTCGTCGCCTCGATCCCCATCGGCTCCGACACCGAGTCGCTCAACGCCGCCGTCGCGACGGGCATCTCGCTCTACGAGGTCGCGCGCCTGCGCCGGGAGGCCTGA
- a CDS encoding D-arabinono-1,4-lactone oxidase yields the protein MSSDDALSWTNWARTASATPRRRASPRDEAELGALVARAAADRMPVRAVGAGHSFTPAVVTDGLLLDLDRIGLVERIARGTGVPGEADADAILVTVGAGIRLHRLNEALAAMGLAMRNLGDIDRQSIAGAISTGTHGTGAGLGGLATQVRGVRVVGADGEVREATATQDPDLFEVSRLGLGVTGVLSAVTLEVVPAFLLRAQEEPWPLDRVLEGLGTPDDPDGLVGGNDHFEFYWFPHTRRALTKRNNRLSPDDEAVELERLRTTGPGPVARARTWVDEELLSNGAFELVNRLATAVPRVTPRLNAVSARALAPRTYVAPSHQVFVTSRRVRFREMEYAVPRERLVDVLSSIDGWLDRSGEHVPFPVEVRFAAPDDVWLSTAHGRETAYVAVHQYARLPHERYFDAVERIVAEVGGRPHWGKLHGLHADRFRELYPRFDDAVAVRDAADPDGVFANAYTDQVLGRAPGAAERD from the coding sequence GTGAGCAGCGACGACGCCCTCTCCTGGACCAACTGGGCCCGCACGGCCTCCGCGACCCCGCGTCGTCGGGCCTCCCCGCGCGACGAGGCGGAGCTGGGCGCGCTCGTCGCCCGGGCCGCCGCCGACAGGATGCCGGTGCGCGCCGTCGGAGCGGGCCACTCGTTCACCCCCGCGGTCGTCACGGACGGGCTCCTGCTCGACCTCGACCGCATCGGGCTCGTGGAGCGCATCGCCCGCGGCACGGGCGTACCCGGGGAGGCCGACGCCGACGCGATCCTCGTGACCGTCGGGGCGGGCATCCGCCTGCACCGGCTCAACGAGGCGCTCGCGGCCATGGGCCTGGCGATGCGCAACCTCGGCGACATCGACCGGCAGTCGATCGCCGGCGCGATCTCGACGGGCACGCACGGGACCGGTGCCGGGCTCGGCGGGCTCGCCACCCAGGTGCGCGGGGTCCGCGTCGTCGGGGCGGACGGCGAGGTCCGCGAGGCGACGGCGACGCAGGACCCCGACCTCTTCGAGGTGAGCCGCCTGGGGCTCGGCGTCACGGGCGTCCTGTCCGCCGTCACGCTCGAGGTCGTGCCGGCGTTCCTCCTGCGCGCGCAGGAGGAGCCGTGGCCGCTGGACCGCGTGCTGGAGGGCCTCGGCACGCCGGACGACCCCGACGGCCTCGTCGGGGGCAACGACCACTTCGAGTTCTACTGGTTCCCCCACACGCGCCGGGCGCTGACCAAGCGCAACAACCGGCTCTCCCCCGACGACGAGGCCGTGGAGCTCGAGCGGCTGCGGACCACCGGTCCCGGGCCGGTCGCGCGGGCACGCACGTGGGTCGACGAGGAGCTGCTGTCCAACGGCGCGTTCGAGCTCGTCAACCGGCTCGCGACCGCGGTGCCGCGCGTCACGCCGCGGCTCAACGCCGTCTCGGCTCGCGCGCTCGCACCCCGGACCTACGTCGCGCCGTCGCACCAGGTCTTCGTCACCTCGCGCCGCGTCCGGTTCCGCGAGATGGAGTACGCCGTGCCGCGCGAGCGCCTGGTGGACGTCCTGTCGAGCATCGACGGCTGGCTGGACCGGTCCGGCGAGCACGTGCCCTTCCCGGTCGAGGTCCGGTTCGCGGCGCCCGACGACGTCTGGCTCTCCACGGCGCACGGGCGCGAGACCGCGTACGTCGCGGTGCACCAGTACGCGCGCCTGCCGCACGAGCGGTACTTCGACGCCGTCGAGCGCATCGTCGCCGAGGTCGGCGGCCGTCCCCACTGGGGCAAGCTCCACGGGCTCCACGCCGACCGGTTCCGCGAGCTCTACCCCCGGTTCGACGACGCCGTCGCGGTCCGCGACGCGGCGGACCCCGACGGGGTGTTCGCGAACGCGTACACGGACCAGGTGCTCGGGCGCGCGCCGGGAGCGGCCGAGCGCGACTGA
- a CDS encoding alanine racemase, with translation MTTTDAAPGPDAGTRTGTADPAGDERGATPSLLARLTRATADLDGPLAVVDLDRFDANADELLARAGGVPVRVASKSVRVRSLVTRAAERGFQGVMAFSVREALWLVDAGVRDVLVGYPSVDRGALAALARHEAGRREITLMVDDPAHLELVRHALAEAGTGDAPPVRVCLDVDASLRVGLGLVTVHLGTRRSPLHDPPDVASLAARVVSTPGLALRGLMFYEAQVAGMPDSSLAVRAVKRLSVLELGERRGEVVAAVRDVVGRDLELVNSGGTGSLETSSADGVVTEVTAGSGLYVPGLFDEYRSFRPRPSAFFGLDVVRVPAPGWATAFGGGYVASGPASRSRLPRVATPGWSLTGREGAGEVQTPLHRNRGAVGAPDLGVGDRVWFRHGKAGEAMERFDRVHLVRGDEVVDVVPTYRGEGKSFG, from the coding sequence ATGACGACGACCGACGCGGCACCCGGGCCGGACGCGGGGACGAGGACAGGGACGGCCGACCCTGCCGGGGACGAGCGTGGCGCGACGCCGTCGTTGCTCGCCCGGCTGACGCGTGCGACCGCGGACCTCGACGGTCCGCTCGCCGTCGTCGACCTCGACCGGTTCGACGCCAACGCCGACGAGCTCCTCGCGCGTGCCGGGGGCGTCCCCGTGCGCGTCGCGTCGAAGTCGGTGCGCGTGCGCTCGCTCGTGACGCGGGCGGCCGAGCGCGGCTTCCAGGGCGTCATGGCGTTCTCGGTGCGAGAGGCGCTGTGGCTCGTCGACGCGGGCGTGCGCGACGTCCTCGTGGGCTACCCGTCCGTGGACCGCGGCGCGCTCGCCGCCCTCGCGCGGCACGAGGCCGGGCGGCGCGAGATCACGCTCATGGTCGACGACCCCGCGCACCTGGAGCTCGTGCGGCACGCGCTCGCCGAGGCGGGGACGGGCGACGCGCCGCCGGTGCGGGTGTGCCTCGACGTGGACGCCTCGCTCCGCGTCGGCCTCGGGCTCGTGACGGTCCACCTCGGCACGCGGCGCTCGCCGCTGCACGACCCTCCGGACGTCGCGTCGCTCGCCGCCCGGGTCGTCTCGACGCCCGGGCTCGCGCTGCGCGGCCTGATGTTCTACGAGGCGCAGGTCGCCGGCATGCCCGACTCGAGCCTCGCCGTCCGCGCGGTCAAGCGGCTCTCGGTGCTCGAGCTGGGCGAGCGCCGCGGCGAGGTCGTCGCCGCGGTGCGCGACGTCGTCGGGCGCGACCTCGAGCTCGTGAACTCGGGTGGCACCGGCTCGCTCGAGACGTCGTCCGCGGACGGCGTCGTCACGGAGGTCACCGCCGGCTCCGGGCTCTACGTGCCCGGGCTGTTCGACGAGTACCGCTCCTTCCGCCCGCGCCCGTCGGCGTTCTTCGGGCTCGACGTGGTGCGCGTCCCCGCGCCCGGCTGGGCGACGGCGTTCGGCGGCGGCTACGTCGCGTCGGGCCCCGCGTCGCGCAGCCGCCTGCCGCGCGTCGCGACGCCCGGGTGGTCGCTCACGGGCCGCGAGGGCGCGGGCGAGGTCCAGACGCCGCTGCACCGGAACCGGGGTGCCGTCGGTGCCCCCGACCTCGGCGTCGGCGACCGCGTCTGGTTCCGCCACGGGAAGGCCGGCGAGGCGATGGAGCGGTTCGACCGCGTGCACCTCGTGCGCGGGGACGAGGTGGTCGACGTCGTGCCTACGTACCGCGGTGAGGGCAAGAGCTTCGGCTGA